The stretch of DNA CGTGGGTGCTTGATACCCGGGTCAACCTGTCTGCAACCGAGCGCCGCGTAGCCTCGCTTCCTGGGCGCCGCACCGTCAAAAAGGACGCACAGGCTGCTTGGCTCCTGAAGGCGGTGACCTGCATCGACCTGACAACGTTGAACGGCGACGATACCCCTGAACGCGTCAAGCGGTTGTGCGCGAAGGCGATGAATCCGATACGCGCCGACATTCTGGATTCTCTCGGCATGAGCGGCCGTTCGATCACCACCGGCGCCATCTGCGTCTACCATCGTTTTGTTGCAACGGCCGTCGAGGCGCTCGGAGATTCCGGCATTCCGGTCGCCGCGGTTTCGACCGGTTTCCCTGCCGGCCTCAGCCCGCACCACCTCAAGGTCAAGGAAATCGAGGCGTCAGTTGCCGATGGCGCGAAGGAAATCGACATCGTCATCACCCGCGAGCATGTGCTGACCGGCAACTGGACAGCACTTTACGAGGAAATGAAAGAATATCGCGCAGCCTGCGGTGATGCGCATGTCAAAGCCATTCTGGCGACCGGCGACCTGAAGACGCTCCGCAATGTCGCCAGGGCCTCGCTGGTCTGCATGATGGCCGGAGCCGATTTCATCAAGACCTCGACCGGCAAGGAAGGCGTCAATGCGACGCTGGCCGTGACATTGACCATGCTGCGGGCGATCCGCGCATATCAGGAGCGCACCGGTATCAAGATCGGCTACAAGCCGGCCGGAGGCATTTCCGCGGCGAAGGACGTGTTGAACTACCAGTTCCTGATGAAGGACGAACTGGGGCGCGAATGGCTGGAGTCCGATCTCTTCCGCATCGGTGCATCAAGCTTGCTTGCGGATATCGAGCGGCAGCTGGAGCATCACGTCACCGGTGCCTATTCGGCCCTCAACAGACACCCGATTGGATGATCCAGATGACTGTTGCAAAGTATTTCGACGAAATGTCCTACGGCCCCGCCCCTGAATCCGATATCGAAGCTCGCGACTGGCTGGCGCGCCACGCTTCCGGTTTCGGTCACTTCATCAATGGCGCGTTCGTGCCCTCCGCGTCGGTCAAGAACTTCGACACGTTCGAGCCGGCCACCGGCAAGGTCCTGGCCAAGCTTGCGAATGGCGGCGCGGCCGATGTGGACAATGCGGTTGCTGCGGCCCGCAAGGCACAGGCGTCATGGGCGCGGCTGCCGGGCCACGCGCGGGCGCGCCATCTCTATGCGCTTGCCCGGATGATCCAGCGCCATGCGCGTCTGATTGCTGTGGTCGAGGCAATCGACAACGGCAAGCCGATCCGCGAAACCCGCGATCTCGACGTGCCCCTGGCGGCTCGTCATTTCTATCATCACGCCGGATGGGCGCAAATCCAGGACACGGAATTTGCCGATCATGTGCCGGTCGGCGTCGTCGGCCAGATCATCCCGTGGAATTTCCCATTCCTGATGCTGGCCTGGAAAGTGGCGCCGGCTTTGGCACTCGGCAACACCGTCATCCTGAAGCCTGCCGAATTCACCTCGCTGACGGCGCTTCTCTTTGCCGAACTGGCATCCGCGGCGGGCCTTCCGCCGGGCGTACTCAATATCGTGACGGGAGAAGGCGAAACAGGCGCGCTGCTCGTCGGGCATGCGGATATCGACAAGATTGCCTTTACCGGATCGACCGAAGTCGGGCGCGTTATTCGCGAGCGTACCGCGGGTAGCGGCAAATCCTTGACGCTGGAACTCGGCGGCAAGTCCCCTTTCGTCGTTTTTGACGACGCCGATATCGACGGCGCCGTGGAAGGCGTGGTCGACGCGATCTGGTTCAACCAGGGACAGGTCTGCTGCGCCGGTTCGCGGCTTCTGGTCCAGGAAGGCATTGCCGATCTTTTCCACGAGCGGCTGAAGCGCCGGATGGAGACATTGCGGGTCGGTCAGCCTTTGGACAAGTGCATCGATATGGGTGCGATCATAGCGCCTGTGCAATTGACGCGGATCGAAGCGCTGGTGAAAAAGGGAGTTTCAGAAGGCGCGACGCTGCATCAGGCCAAGATCGACCTGCCGAAGGGCGGCAGCTTCTACCCGCCGACGCTTCTCAGCGGCGTGCAGCCGACATCGATCGTCGCGACCGAGGAAATCTTCGGGCCGGTCGCGGTCTCCATGACTTTTCGCACACCGGAAGAGGCGATCCAGCTTGCCAATCACACCCGCTACGGCCTCGCCGCCAGCGTCTGGAGCGAGACGATCGGCTTGGCGCTGAACGTTGCGGCAAAGCTCGCAGCCGGCGTGGTCTGGGTGAATGCCACCAATCTTTTTGATGCCGCCGTCGGTTTTGGCGGCAAGCGCGAATCCGGATTCGGCCGCGAAGGCGGACGCGAAGGTTGCTACGAATATCTGAAGCCGAAGGCTTGGGTCGGTCGCAAGGCGCGCGCAGCCATGCCTGCACTTTCGCAGGCGAAGCCGGTTGCCGGCGATTTTGCCCTGCCAAGCATCGACCGGACGGCAAAGCTCTTCATCGGCGGCAAGCAGGCACGCCCGGACGGCAATTATTCCCGTGTCATCGCCTCACCCAAGGGCAAGGCGATCGGGGAGGTCGGCGAAAGCAACCGCAAGGACATCCGCAATGCGGTGGTTGCCGCACAGGCCGCCTCCGCCTGGTCGAATGCGACCACTCATAACCGCGCCCAGATTCTCTATTACATCGCCGAAAACCTCAGTGGCCGCGCCGACGAGTTCGCCTCGCGGATAACAGCGATGACCGGAGCTTCCGCAGCCAATGCAAATGCCGAGGTCGACGCCGCGATTTCCCGTCTCTTCACCTACGCAGCCTGGGCGGACAAATATGAAGGCGGCATTCACCAGCCACCGCTTCGCGGCGTTGCCCTGGCCATGCCGGAAGCCATCGGCGTCGTTGGCGTCATTTGCCCGCCGGAAGCGCCGCTGCTCGGCTTTATCAGTCTGATTGCGCCGTTGATTGCCACCGGCAATCGTGTCGTCGCCGTGCCGAGTGAGGCCTTCCCGCTTTCGGCCACGGATTTCTATTCCGTTCTGGAAACGTCGGATGTGCCTGCCGGTGTCGTCAATATCGTCACCGGGTCGGCGATCGAACTGGCAAAGATCCTTGCCGCGCACAATGACGTTGATGCGTTGTGGGCCTTCGGCTCGGCTGAACTTTCGACGACGGTGGAGAAGCTGTCTTCGGGCAATCTCAAGCGAACCTTCGTGGACAATGGCAAGGCGACGGACTGGATGGACAAAGCCGCTGCCGAAGGCGCGCTATACCTTCGGCGCGCTGTAGATGTGAAGAATATCTGGATCCCCTACGGAGAATAAGGGCTCCAACTCTGGTCATTCGGGCGGGAGGAGAACCGCACCGGCAGGCGAGAACAATGGAATTTGAGGGAATCGCAGAGCTGTAACGGAGCTGCGGTTATCGGGTTCTGTTTTGCGGCACGAGGTGCTGCGAAATGGTGCAACTAAGGGAGGATTTCCATGCTGAAGAATATCGATCCGGCTCTGAATGCGGATGTGCTGCACGCGCTCCGGTCCATGGGGCATGGCGACACGGTCGTCGTTTCCGACACCAATTTTCCTTCGGATTCCATTGCCCGGCAAACGGTGCTCGGCAAGCTGTTGCGCATAGACAATGTGTCCTCTGCCCGCGCCATCGAAGCTATTCTTTCGGTAATGCCGCTGGATACGCCGCTGCAGCCGTCTGCCGGGCGAATGGAAATCATGGGCGCGCCGGACGAGATCCCTCCGGTGCAGCAGGAAGTCCAGGTCGTTGTCGACGGCGCCGAGGGCAAGCCGGCGCCAATGTATGGCATCGAGCGTTTCGCCTTCTATGAGGTAGCCAAAAAGGCCTATTGCGTCATCACCACGGGCGAAAACCGCTTCTACGGCTGCTTCCTGTTCACCAAAGGCGTGATTCCGCCGGAAACCGTATGAGGGGAAACGAAATGAAGGTGGGTGTTTCGATCCTCGGGATTTTCGTCGCCGACACGGCCTATCTGGCCAAGCGCATGCCAAACATTGGCGAAACCATCACCGGGACCGGTTTTGCGGTAGGCCCGGGCGGCAAGGGATCCAACCAGGCTGTTGCTGCAGCTCGCGCCGGTGGAACAGTCTCCTTCATCTCGAAGATCGGCCGCGACACCTTCGGCGATATGGCGCTGAAGACCTATGCGGAAGCAGGCGTGACGCCGAAGGTTGTACAGATGGACGATATGCCGACCGGCGCTGCCTTCATCTACGTCAATGACAGTAACGGCGACAATGCGATCATCGTCTATCCAGGCGCCGCAGGCACCATCGGCGTTGGTGATGTCGAGGCGGCACGCGAAACCATCGAGCAATCGGCTGTTTTCGTGACCCAGCTCGAACAACCGGCCGAAGCGGCGCAGCGCGCCCTCGAAATCGCCCATGCGGCCGGCGTTACCACTGTTTTCAATCCAGCACCGGCCGAGCCGTTTCCGGACACGATCTATCCGCTCTGCGACTATATCGTGCCAAACGAGACCGAGGCGGCGGCGATCGTCGGCTTTCCGCTCGACACGCTCGACGACGCCAGACGGGCTGGCGACGCCTTTCTTGTCAAAGGCGTGAAAGCCGCGCTGATCACCCTGGGTGGTCGCGGTGTGCTCTATCATACGGCCGGGCAATCGGTTCATGTTCCCGCGATCTCGGCGGGAGCAGTCATTGATACCACCGGCGCCGGCGACGCATTTGTCGGTGGTTTCTCGGCAGCGCTCTCGCGGGGCTTTAGTCCGGTCGAGGCCGTGCGTTTCGGCTGCGCGACCGCCGGTATCGCGGTGACGCGGCGGGGTACCGCGCCTGCAATGCCGACGATCGAGGAAATCGAGGCGCTTCTCCAGAAAGGAGGCGCAGCATGACCCGCAACGATCCGGTCAAACACTTCTTCATCTGGCCGGCGTTGCTGATCGTGCTGGTGATCTCGATCTTCCCGCTGATCTATTCGCTGACCACCAGCTTCATGAGCCTGCGCCTCGTGCCGCCGATCCCCGCGCATTTCGTCGGCTTCGGCAACTATACGGAATTGCTTCAGAATCCACGCTTCTGGAGTGTCACCTGGACCACGACGATCATCGCTTTTGTCGCGGTGTCGCTGCAGTATGTCATCGGTTTTTCCGTGGCGCTGGCGCTCAGCCGTCGGGTGCCTGGCGAAGGTTTGTTCCGGGTCAGCTTCCTGGTGCCAATGCTGGTGGCGCCCGTTGCCGTTGCACTCATTGCCCGCCAGATCCTCAACCCGACGATGGGCCCGCTCAATGAGTTGATGACCGCCTTCGGCTTTCCCAATCTGCCGTTTCTGACTCAGACCAGATGGGCTATCGGCGCCATCATTTCCGTCGAAGTGTGGCAGTGGACACCCTTCGTCATCCTGATGCTTCTTGCCGGGCTGCAAACCCTGCCGGAGGACGTCTACGAGGCTGCCGCGCTTGAAAATGCCAGTCCCTGGCAACAGTTCTGGGGGATCACTTTCCCGATGATGCTGCCGATTTCGGTGGCTGTGGTCTTCATCCGCCTCATCGAGAGCTACAAGATCATCGACACGGTGTTCGTCATGACAGGCGGAGGGCCCGGCATTTCGACCGAAACGCTCACCTTGTTCGCGTATCAGGAAGGCTTCAAGAAGTTCAACCTCGGCTACACCTCCGCCCTCTCCTTCCTGTTCCTGATCGTCATCACCGTGATCGGGCTCGTCTATCTCGCCATCCTGAAGCCCTATCTGGAGAAGCACAAATGAGTGTGCGTGACCTCAAAGGATCCGGCCGCTGGTGGGCGCTCGCAGGCTGCCTGCTGTGGCTGGCCTTCACCTTCTTTCCGCTTTACTGGGTCGCGATCACCTCGTTCAAGTCGCCGCTTGGCGTCGTCGGCGGGCCAACCTATATTCCATTTGTCGACTTCGACCCGACGCTGACAGCCTGGAGCGAGCTTTTGTCGGGCGCGCGTGGCCAGTTCTACAACACCTTCATCGCCTCGACGATCATCGGGCTTTCCGCATCGGTGCTGGCCACCTTCATCGGATCGATGGCAGCCTATGCGCTGGTGCGCTTCACCTTCGAGGTCAAGCTGCTGTCCGGCATAATTTTCGTCGTTGTTGCCTTTGGCGGATATCTTCTCGGCCGTCATGTGCTGGGCTACGGGCAGGCTATTTCGCTGATCTTTGCCTTTGTTGCAGCGCTTGCGCTCGCCATCGGCTCCAGCCGAATGAAGCTTCCAGGGCCGCTTCTTGGCAATGATGATATCGTCTTCTGGTTTGTCAGCCAGCGCATGTTTCCGCCGATCGTCGCCGCCTTTGCCTTGTTCCTGATGTACACGGAAATGGGCAAGTTGGGGTTCAAGCTGGTGGACACCTATACCGGGCTCACCTTCGCCTATGTCGCCTTCTCGCTGCCGATCGTGATCTGGCTGATGCGCGATTTCTTTGCGGCACTGCCGGTTGAAGTCGAAGAGGCGGCGATGGTCGACAATGTGCCGTCGTGGAGAATTTTCTTCGGTATCGTCCTGCCCATGTCCAAGCCGGGCCTGATCGCGACATTTATGATCACGCTCGCCTTCGTCTGGAACGAGTTCCTGTTCGCACTCTTCCTGACCAGTTCCAAATGGCAAACCCTTCCCATTCTCGTCGCCGGGCAAAACAGCCAGCGCGGCGACGAGTGGTGGTCGATATCGGCAGCCGCCCTGGTCGCGATCATACCCATGGTCGTCATGGCGGGCATTTTGAGCAGGCTGATGCGGTCTGGCCTGCTTTTAGGAGCAATAAAGTGACCGTTCGACAAGCCTAGTCATTGTTCAATTCCGGGGAGGAAAACATGAGAAGATTGCTATTGAGTTCAACGGCCGCAGGACTACTTGCTGCGGCGGGCGTCACATCCGCGCTCGCGTGCGAACCGGACTACACCGGTGTCACGCTCACCGCTACGACGCAGACAGGCCCCTATATCGCCTCTGCGCTACAACTCGCGGCCAAGGGCTGGGAAGAAAAGACCTGCGGCAAGATGAATGTCGTCGAATTTCCGTGGTCGGAACTCTATCCGAAAATCGTAACCTCGTTGACCTCGGGCGAAGACACGTTCGACGTGGTCGCCTTTGCGCCGGCCTGGGCACCGGACTTCACCGATTTTCTCTCGGAAATGCCCAAGGCGATGCAATCAGGTGCCGACTGGGAGGACATCGCGCCGGTTTACCGCGAGCAACTGATGGTTTGGAACGGCAAGGTCCTGTCGCAGACCATGGACGGTGACGCCCATACCTATACCTACCGCATTGATCTGTTTGAAAACGCGGAAAACCAGAGCGCCTTCAACGCGAAGTATGGCTACGATCTGGCCCCACCGAAGACATGGAAGCAGTATCTCGACATCGCTGAATTCTTCCAGCAGCCGGACAAGGGCCTTTGGGGCACGGCGGAAGCCTTCCGCCGTGGTGGCCAGCAATTCTGGTTCCTGTTCAGTCACGTGGCGGGATACACCAGCCATCCCGACAATCCCGGCGGCATGTTCTTCGATCCTGACACGATGGATGCGCAGGTCAACAATCCAGGCTGGGTGCGCGGCCTGGAGGAATATATTCGCGCCTCCAAACTGGCACCGCCAAATGCGCTGAACTTCTCGTTCGGCGAAGTGAACGCAGCCTTTGCCGGTGGCCAGGTCGCGGAATCGATCGGCTGGGGCGATACCGGCGTCATCGCCGCCGACCCGAAGCAGTCCAAGGTTGCTGGCAATGTCGGTTCGGCATCGCTGCCGGGATCCGACGAGATCTGGAACTACAAGACCAAAAAGTGGGACAAGCAGCCCGAGGTCGTCCAGACTTCCTTCATGGCCTTCGGCGGTTGGCAGGCAGCCGTACCGTCGTCCTCCAAGAACCAGGAGGCCGCTTGGAACTATATCCAGTTCCTGACGAGCCCGGCGGTTTCCGGTCAGGCGGCGATTACCGGCGGCACAGGCGTCAATCCATACCGTCTTTCGCACACGACGAATACAGCGTTGTGGTCGAAGATCTTTTCCGAGCGTGAGGCCAAGGAATATCTTGGAAGCCAGAAGGACGCGGTGACCGCCAAGAACACGGCGCTCGACATGCGCCTGCCGGGCTATTTCTCCTATACGGAAATTCTCGAAATCGAGCTTTCCAAGGCATTGGCTGGAGAGGTGACGCCGCAGCAGGCGCTGGATACCGTGGCTGCCGGATGGAACAAGCTGACGGACGAGTTCGGCCGCGACAAGCAACTGGCAGCCTATCGTTCGTCGATGGGCCTGCCTGCGAAGTAAGCCCATCCTCAACATCTCATCCCGGCGGTGCCGGGATGAGATCAGACATCGTTGAAAGAAGAAGCAAACTATCGCCGCTTAGAGTGCCGTGCGTCCTTTCGGACGAAGGACGCTCTAACTCTTTCAATCCTCGCATCGTGCTTTCCGAAAATCGATTCCGATTTTCGGGCCGATGCGCTGGGCCAGGCGATGGAATTCTCATGAAAAGGTTACAGCATGTCCCAGGTGCGTTTGGATCAGGTCACCAAATCCTTTGGTAGCGTTGAGGTCATTCCTCCGCTCGATTTGGCAATTGCCGACAAGGAATTCGTGGTTCTTGTCGGGCCTTCCGGCTGCGGGAAGACAACCACCCTGCGGATGATCGCGGGGCTGGAACAGACGACATCAGGGGAAATACGTATTGGCGAGCGGGACGTTACTGCGCTGCGCCCGGGTCTGCGCAATTGCTCGATGGTGTTTCAGAATTACGCGCTCTATCCGCATATGACAGTCGCCGAAAACATCGGCTACGGCATGAAGGTGCGCGGAACGCCGAAGCAGGACATCGATGCCGCCGTTGCAAATGCGGCGCGCATTCTCAATCTCGGTGCCTATTTGAAACGCAAGCCGAACGCGCTCTCAGGTGGCCAACGCCAACGCGTGGCGATCGGCCGGGCGATCGTTCGCCAGCCGGATGTGTTCCTGTTCGACGAACCTTTGTCCAACCTCGACGCTAAATTGCGCATTGAAATGCGAACAGAAATCAAGCTCTTACACCGCAGGCTCAAAACCACGATCGTGTACGTTACACATGATCAGGTAGAGGCGATGACGATGGCAGATCGGGTCGTGGTCATGAATCAAGGGCGGATCGAACAGGCCGCTGACCCGATCACCCTTTATGAATCCCCGAAGAATCTCTTCGTTGCTGCCTTCATCGGCTCGCCAAGCATGAATTTCATCGAGGGGCAACTTGTGCAAAACTCCGGTGGAATTGCCTTCCAAGCTGAAGGTGGCGTCGACATTGCAGTTCCTACGCAAAAAGCGGAGCGCCTTTCGGCGGCAGTGGGACAGTCAGTGGTTCTCGGAATTCGACCGGAGCATACTATGGCTGGGGATCCCAACGTTCCAACTGTGAGCCTTCAGGTCGCCGATATCGAGCCTCTCGGTCCATACACACTGGCGATCGGCAAGGTCGGGTCAGCACCCTTTACTGCCCAGATCCACGCGTCATCGCGCGTTGGACCGGATGACAGGATTAGCGTTCCAATTGATACTCAAAAAATGCACTTTTTCCTTAAAAGTACCGGAGACACGGTGGGCTAAGAAGCATCGTGAACTTATACGGCAATCCACGAAGAGGACAGTCGGACATCGCGATCTGCGCCGTATGAATTCAAAGATACGTGGCGTCGGCAGCGCCGCATAGGCGCTAAAGGGCGTGGCAATGCCTCGATAGTCGACGACAATCCGCTCTCCTGCCGGCACCGCCCCGCCGGGGAGAAGAGCGAGCCGCACTTCTCAACCATCCTTCAAGCCACTTGGAAAGAAGAAGCAAGACCGAAATGCCCCTCCCCGAAAATGGGGAGGGGCAACATCATTACTTGTTGGCAGCGACCGGGCGGACCAGTGCCGTGACGCGGCGGATGGTGACGCGGCGGTTTTCCTGCTCAGG from Rhizobium leguminosarum bv. trifolii WSM1325 encodes:
- a CDS encoding ABC transporter related (PFAM: ABC transporter related; TOBE domain protein; Transport-associated OB domain protein~SMART: AAA ATPase~KEGG: bbt:BBta_7821 ABC transporter ATP-binding protein), with translation MSQVRLDQVTKSFGSVEVIPPLDLAIADKEFVVLVGPSGCGKTTTLRMIAGLEQTTSGEIRIGERDVTALRPGLRNCSMVFQNYALYPHMTVAENIGYGMKVRGTPKQDIDAAVANAARILNLGAYLKRKPNALSGGQRQRVAIGRAIVRQPDVFLFDEPLSNLDAKLRIEMRTEIKLLHRRLKTTIVYVTHDQVEAMTMADRVVVMNQGRIEQAADPITLYESPKNLFVAAFIGSPSMNFIEGQLVQNSGGIAFQAEGGVDIAVPTQKAERLSAAVGQSVVLGIRPEHTMAGDPNVPTVSLQVADIEPLGPYTLAIGKVGSAPFTAQIHASSRVGPDDRISVPIDTQKMHFFLKSTGDTVG
- a CDS encoding binding-protein-dependent transport systems inner membrane component (PFAM: binding-protein-dependent transport systems inner membrane component~KEGG: bbt:BBta_7823 putative ABC transporter, permease protein), with product MSVRDLKGSGRWWALAGCLLWLAFTFFPLYWVAITSFKSPLGVVGGPTYIPFVDFDPTLTAWSELLSGARGQFYNTFIASTIIGLSASVLATFIGSMAAYALVRFTFEVKLLSGIIFVVVAFGGYLLGRHVLGYGQAISLIFAFVAALALAIGSSRMKLPGPLLGNDDIVFWFVSQRMFPPIVAAFALFLMYTEMGKLGFKLVDTYTGLTFAYVAFSLPIVIWLMRDFFAALPVEVEEAAMVDNVPSWRIFFGIVLPMSKPGLIATFMITLAFVWNEFLFALFLTSSKWQTLPILVAGQNSQRGDEWWSISAAALVAIIPMVVMAGILSRLMRSGLLLGAIK
- a CDS encoding ribokinase (TIGRFAM: ribokinase~PFAM: PfkB domain protein~KEGG: rbsK; ribokinase; K00852 ribokinase); protein product: MKVGVSILGIFVADTAYLAKRMPNIGETITGTGFAVGPGGKGSNQAVAAARAGGTVSFISKIGRDTFGDMALKTYAEAGVTPKVVQMDDMPTGAAFIYVNDSNGDNAIIVYPGAAGTIGVGDVEAARETIEQSAVFVTQLEQPAEAAQRALEIAHAAGVTTVFNPAPAEPFPDTIYPLCDYIVPNETEAAAIVGFPLDTLDDARRAGDAFLVKGVKAALITLGGRGVLYHTAGQSVHVPAISAGAVIDTTGAGDAFVGGFSAALSRGFSPVEAVRFGCATAGIAVTRRGTAPAMPTIEEIEALLQKGGAA
- a CDS encoding deoxyribose-phosphate aldolase (KEGG: sme:SM_b21300 putative deoxyribose-phosphate aldolase protein~TIGRFAM: deoxyribose-phosphate aldolase~PFAM: deoxyribose-phosphate aldolase/phospho-2-dehydro-3-deoxyheptonate aldolase), producing the protein MPDGTHNRPRNTGMGLDLSWVLDTRVNLSATERRVASLPGRRTVKKDAQAAWLLKAVTCIDLTTLNGDDTPERVKRLCAKAMNPIRADILDSLGMSGRSITTGAICVYHRFVATAVEALGDSGIPVAAVSTGFPAGLSPHHLKVKEIEASVADGAKEIDIVITREHVLTGNWTALYEEMKEYRAACGDAHVKAILATGDLKTLRNVARASLVCMMAGADFIKTSTGKEGVNATLAVTLTMLRAIRAYQERTGIKIGYKPAGGISAAKDVLNYQFLMKDELGREWLESDLFRIGASSLLADIERQLEHHVTGAYSALNRHPIG
- a CDS encoding extracellular solute-binding protein family 1 (PFAM: extracellular solute-binding protein family 1~KEGG: bbt:BBta_7822 putative ABC-type sugar transport system, periplasmic component) codes for the protein MRRLLLSSTAAGLLAAAGVTSALACEPDYTGVTLTATTQTGPYIASALQLAAKGWEEKTCGKMNVVEFPWSELYPKIVTSLTSGEDTFDVVAFAPAWAPDFTDFLSEMPKAMQSGADWEDIAPVYREQLMVWNGKVLSQTMDGDAHTYTYRIDLFENAENQSAFNAKYGYDLAPPKTWKQYLDIAEFFQQPDKGLWGTAEAFRRGGQQFWFLFSHVAGYTSHPDNPGGMFFDPDTMDAQVNNPGWVRGLEEYIRASKLAPPNALNFSFGEVNAAFAGGQVAESIGWGDTGVIAADPKQSKVAGNVGSASLPGSDEIWNYKTKKWDKQPEVVQTSFMAFGGWQAAVPSSSKNQEAAWNYIQFLTSPAVSGQAAITGGTGVNPYRLSHTTNTALWSKIFSEREAKEYLGSQKDAVTAKNTALDMRLPGYFSYTEILEIELSKALAGEVTPQQALDTVAAGWNKLTDEFGRDKQLAAYRSSMGLPAK
- a CDS encoding binding-protein-dependent transport systems inner membrane component (PFAM: binding-protein-dependent transport systems inner membrane component~KEGG: bbt:BBta_7824 putative ABC transporter permease protein); this translates as MTRNDPVKHFFIWPALLIVLVISIFPLIYSLTTSFMSLRLVPPIPAHFVGFGNYTELLQNPRFWSVTWTTTIIAFVAVSLQYVIGFSVALALSRRVPGEGLFRVSFLVPMLVAPVAVALIARQILNPTMGPLNELMTAFGFPNLPFLTQTRWAIGAIISVEVWQWTPFVILMLLAGLQTLPEDVYEAAALENASPWQQFWGITFPMMLPISVAVVFIRLIESYKIIDTVFVMTGGGPGISTETLTLFAYQEGFKKFNLGYTSALSFLFLIVITVIGLVYLAILKPYLEKHK
- a CDS encoding RbsD or FucU transport (PFAM: RbsD or FucU transport~KEGG: smd:Smed_4633 RbsD or FucU transport) translates to MLKNIDPALNADVLHALRSMGHGDTVVVSDTNFPSDSIARQTVLGKLLRIDNVSSARAIEAILSVMPLDTPLQPSAGRMEIMGAPDEIPPVQQEVQVVVDGAEGKPAPMYGIERFAFYEVAKKAYCVITTGENRFYGCFLFTKGVIPPETV
- a CDS encoding Aldehyde dehydrogenase (NAD(+)) (PFAM: Aldehyde Dehydrogenase~KEGG: sme:SM_b21301 putatively membrane-anchored aldehyde dehydrogenase protein), producing MTVAKYFDEMSYGPAPESDIEARDWLARHASGFGHFINGAFVPSASVKNFDTFEPATGKVLAKLANGGAADVDNAVAAARKAQASWARLPGHARARHLYALARMIQRHARLIAVVEAIDNGKPIRETRDLDVPLAARHFYHHAGWAQIQDTEFADHVPVGVVGQIIPWNFPFLMLAWKVAPALALGNTVILKPAEFTSLTALLFAELASAAGLPPGVLNIVTGEGETGALLVGHADIDKIAFTGSTEVGRVIRERTAGSGKSLTLELGGKSPFVVFDDADIDGAVEGVVDAIWFNQGQVCCAGSRLLVQEGIADLFHERLKRRMETLRVGQPLDKCIDMGAIIAPVQLTRIEALVKKGVSEGATLHQAKIDLPKGGSFYPPTLLSGVQPTSIVATEEIFGPVAVSMTFRTPEEAIQLANHTRYGLAASVWSETIGLALNVAAKLAAGVVWVNATNLFDAAVGFGGKRESGFGREGGREGCYEYLKPKAWVGRKARAAMPALSQAKPVAGDFALPSIDRTAKLFIGGKQARPDGNYSRVIASPKGKAIGEVGESNRKDIRNAVVAAQAASAWSNATTHNRAQILYYIAENLSGRADEFASRITAMTGASAANANAEVDAAISRLFTYAAWADKYEGGIHQPPLRGVALAMPEAIGVVGVICPPEAPLLGFISLIAPLIATGNRVVAVPSEAFPLSATDFYSVLETSDVPAGVVNIVTGSAIELAKILAAHNDVDALWAFGSAELSTTVEKLSSGNLKRTFVDNGKATDWMDKAAAEGALYLRRAVDVKNIWIPYGE